gtatggATATAGACtcccaaaattatatttaaaaaattattaaaatttattaaaattctttaaaaatgtttataaccTCCAGTCTCAGATCCAACCCTATAACTACTTCCAGATTATTTTCATTTCCTCTCTGCATCATTTTTGTCTGTTCTGTGATTTGTATACTATAAGGAACAAtcaaaacaaaaggaaagagaatTGATCAAACATTAGAAAATGATGCAGCTATCACATGCACTCCACAAATCAGAAACACATGCTGCAATGCTCCACCATACGGCTTACCTAGTTCAGAATCATACCATGGATCTAAGTCTTCCACAAGTATCAGCATTATGGATTCGTGTCTCTCTACCTAGGTTAGCTGAAGCCTAAAGCTAAATCATCAGGAAAACAAAATTAACTCCAACTATTCTCTCTCTATATCTTAATCTCAACACTTATGAAGAAGATCACTGTTTCTATCATTACAATCACCATCATGGACGAGACAGAAGAAACATACAAAATCTGACATTCTATTCCACAAAATTTATCATGGACATCGAAAAAGAGCCCATCTGCAGCCCACAAAAAGTTCAAGAATCGGCTTAAGTTTGTAAAATGTGTTACCGAGTAGCTCTCTCTTTGGtcatttgtttttcctttttttttcaaaaatagtgTAATTTAGTTCCtactcaagtttttttttcaaaaataataattatgattaATCTTCAGATTATATTATGATCCTAAAGTTTCTATTTGTGTACTTGGACGGTGTATCTCTTCCATAACCTTCATACGGTTGTGTTACATGCGTATATGCGAGAAGGACATATTACCAAGGAAGAACAAATTCGAGAAGAAAAACGGATGAAGGATGAGATATAAGAGCTAATTAACAATCAAACTCTCTTTCCAAAAATCAAACTCGTATATCGTATAACGTATTATTCTAAAATCtgatgataaaattatatcaacCATCACAAAGATTGGTCAAAACTTTTAACACAAACACAAAAAAGAACACGTGAGACTCTATCTTACACTCACTTGCACCAAAACCACAACTATGACACAGGAGAAGAAGTTGTGGTTGTATTTGTCGAGGAAGATGCCGCCGGTGAGTTGCACCGGCCGCTACTTCTCTCCACCGAACGCTTAGGAGATTTCGGTGGTTGCGCCGTCACCGGAGTGCATACACCACCACTGCTATTGGCTACATTTGACGGTGGAGGAAAATCTTGCGGTGACGGTACCCATATCCCTCCGACCACCACAAATTGCGGTTGTTGCGAATTTCCGTTACCCTGAGCCGTGGCTGGCCTTCTTGTGTGAAGTCTATATTTCTGAATAATAATATTCCACAAAAATAGCAATAAtcaatatgtatataattaattacCAATAAAATGCTTCATATTAATAAACccgaattaaatattaaaaagattaGTAGTAGTAACCTGTAAATGGCTTTTAACTTCGTCGTTGGTTAATCCATCGACTTTCATATGATCTCTGATCTGTTTTGGTGTCgcaactgaaaacaaaaaaaaaaaaaattaattacttCAATTTATTAATCTAATTACGAATTCTTAATCAGCCAATCAGAGAAGAGATAAACATTGTTAGCgaaattaaatctttttttttaattaccatGCGATCCCCCGAGCTGCTGAAGCGCGTGAAGGAACCGCCGGTGTAACTCCGGCGACCAGCACCGCCTCTGTTTTCTATGCGTCTGCGACTGCTGTTCCCTTCCCGTGGTGGAACAAGTCGTCGCCGCCGGCGCCGGCGCCGGCTCCGGCTCCGGCTCCGGGAAGACACGTTTTGTCTCCTTCTGAAACGGCTGAAAACCGCAGCGGTTGTTGCTGTTCGGTTTCACCTCTACAACTCTCGCCTTCTTAGCCGCTGCTACCTCCGCTACTACTGTCGTGTCTGGATCAGGCGAATGGTTCCATAGATGAGCAGATCTAAGCCAGTCCGATTTCTTGCTGTCCACGTCGCTCTTCTCAATCTCACGTGGAGACTCGTGTTCTCCGTCGTTGCTTTTCTTGATCGGTATGAACTCTTCGAGTACTGGACCACCACACACGCTCGCTGTCTGCTCTGAGTTACACTGCTCTGATGACGTCGTTGACGTACCGGATAACTCCTTTTTACAAGCTTCGATCGCTATATAAGTCAATACCCAATTGAAAAAGAGTCAGCGAA
Above is a window of Raphanus sativus cultivar WK10039 unplaced genomic scaffold, ASM80110v3 Scaffold2320, whole genome shotgun sequence DNA encoding:
- the LOC108828417 gene encoding transcription factor HHO2, which gives rise to MEYAQKMQRCHEYVEALKEEQKKIQVFQRELPLCLELVTQAIEACKKELSGTSTTSSEQCNSEQTASVCGGPVLEEFIPIKKSNDGEHESPREIEKSDVDSKKSDWLRSAHLWNHSPDPDTTVVAEVAAAKKARVVEVKPNSNNRCGFQPFQKETKRVFPEPEPEPAPAPAATTCSTTGREQQSQTHRKQRRCWSPELHRRFLHALQQLGGSHVATPKQIRDHMKVDGLTNDEVKSHLQKYRLHTRRPATAQGNGNSQQPQFVVVGGIWVPSPQDFPPPSNVANSSGGVCTPVTAQPPKSPKRSVERSSGRCNSPAASSSTNTTTTSSPVS